One window of Colias croceus chromosome 6, ilColCroc2.1 genomic DNA carries:
- the LOC123692689 gene encoding uncharacterized protein F54H12.2-like, whose translation MSFLHNHSCECVKSELDLFALPSTQTSIENGLWIHYKPISSLADDGPIEFQVPGTGDDYIDLSHTLLHIKAKVLNQDSTNLLSTIVVAPVNNWLHSLFSQLDVYLNQKLVSPPNNTYAYRAYMETLLNYAPAAKQSHLTCSLWYDDTAGKMDSTDGKNTGFAKRQELVNESREIEMIGHLHGDIFNQDKFLINGVEMSVKLVRSRESFNLIAGSNDEKFKVCITDATLIVRRARINPSVLLAHQKVLASTTAKYPITRAEVKVLTIPSGVQGKTLDNIFLGQVPKRCIIGFVNNSAFNGSLTKNPFNFENYGINSFSLYIDGQQIPSKALQPSFNNNIFTSAYHTLFSGTGIHFLNEGNAISREQYAKGYCLLAFDLTPDLSANSSAHWNLIKHG comes from the coding sequence aTGTCTTTCCTTCATAATCATTCTTGTGAGTGCGTTAAGTCAGAATTAGATTTGTTTGCATTACCGTCCACACAAACAAGCATTGAAAATGGATTGTGGATTCACTATAAACCAATTTCATCTCTTGCTGATGATGGACCTATCGAGTTTCAAGTTCCTGGAACAGGCGATGACTACATAGATTTGTCTCATACATTACTCCACATAAAGGCAAAAGTATTAAATCAAGATTCAACAAACTTGTTATCAACTATAGTAGTAGCACCTGTAAATAATTGGTTGCATTCACTTTTTAGTCAACtcgatgtttatttaaaccaaAAACTTGTATCACCACCTAATAATACCTATGCCTATCGAGCATACATGGAAACCCTTTTAAACTATGCTCCTGCTGCTAAACAATCTCATCTTACTTGTAGTCTTTGGTATGATGATACAGCAGGCAAAATGGATTCCACAGATGGTAAAAACACAGGATTTGCTAAAAGACAGGAATTAGTTAATGAAAGCCGGGAAATAGAAATGATTGGTCATCTTCATGGTGACATTTTCAATcaagataaatttttaattaatggtgTTGAAATGAGTGTAAAATTAGTTCGGTCAAGAgagagttttaatttaattgctGGGTCAAATGATGAAAAGTTTAAAGTTTGCATTACGGATGCAACTCTTATTGTTCGAAGAGCACGAATTAATCCAAGTGTATTACTCGCACATCAGAAAGTTTTAGCTTCTACAACTGCTAAATATCCTATTACTCGTGCTGAAGttaaagttttaacaattCCATCAGGTGTTCAAGGAAAAACTCTTGATAATATATTCTTGGGACAGGTACCCAAAAGATGTATTATTGGATTTGTTAACAATTCCGCATTTAATGGCTCACTTACTAAAAATCCATTTAACTTTGAAAACTATGGTATTAACTCTTTCAGCTTATATATTGATGGTCAACAAATACCTTCAAAAGCATTGCAACcatcttttaataataatatattcacatcGGCATATCATACTCTATTCTCGGGGACTGGTATTCACTTTCTTAATGAAGGAAATGCAATCTCTCGTGAACAGTATGCCAAAGGCTACTGTCTTTTAGCATTTGATTTAACTCCTGATTTATCAGCTAACTCATCAGCTCATTGGAATCTCATAAAGCATGGTTAG